From Micromonospora echinospora, one genomic window encodes:
- the valS gene encoding valine--tRNA ligase: MTDTARTARAGVPERPTLDGIEETWARRWQEEGTYAFDRSRERADVYAIDTPPPTVSGELHMGHVFSYTHTDTVARFQRMRGKAVFYPMGWDDNGLPTERRVQNVYGVRCDPSLPYDPDWTPPDAPVDDAARKNPTSISRRNFVELCERLTGEDEQVFEALWRRLGLSVDWSLTYTTIGRVARATSQRAFLRNLARGEAYQAEAPTLWDVGFATAVAQAELEDRERPGAYHRLRFHAAGGREVLIDTTRPELLPACVALVCHPDDERYADLVGTVVRTPVFGVEVPVRAHPLADPAKGTGVAMVCTFGDLTDVTWWRDLDLDTRVVVGRDGRLLPEPPHGVPAEPYAALAGQGVNGARRAVVELLTGAGDLVGEPRPITHPVKFYERGDRPLEIVSTRQWYLRNGGRDAELRSALLDRGAELNWVPGHMRHRYEHWVGGLTGDWLVSRQRFFGVPVPVWYRLDDAGEPVWTQPLTPEESTLPIDPSSDPPPGFDEAQRGKPGGFIGDPDVLDTWATSSLTPQIVGGWETDPDLFARVFPMDLRPQGQEIIRTWLFSTVVRAHLEHGVLPWRDTVLSGWILDPDRKKMSKSKGNVVTPMALLTEHGSDAVRYWAASGKPGMDLAFDPAQIRIGRRLATKILNASKFALGLGAADALRAPATEPLDTAMLAELSGVVATATTAFDGYDHTAALQATEAFFWRFCDDYIELVKERAYGTGPGADSARAALATALSVQLRLFAPVLPYVTEEVWSWWRYGSVHRAPWPTTYEVQRAVRGTGDPALLRLAGDALSQVRRAKSERKLSMRTEVPLAEALAPAAVLDQLALVADDVRAAGRITTLDPVPDRTTELVIACAF; the protein is encoded by the coding sequence ATGACTGATACGGCGAGGACGGCCCGCGCCGGAGTCCCCGAGCGTCCGACCCTGGACGGCATCGAGGAGACCTGGGCGCGCCGCTGGCAGGAGGAGGGCACGTACGCGTTCGACCGCAGCAGGGAGCGGGCGGACGTATACGCGATCGACACCCCGCCGCCGACCGTATCCGGCGAGCTGCACATGGGACACGTCTTCTCGTACACGCACACCGACACGGTGGCCCGCTTCCAGCGGATGCGCGGCAAGGCGGTCTTCTACCCGATGGGCTGGGACGACAACGGGCTGCCGACCGAGCGCCGGGTGCAGAACGTGTACGGGGTGCGCTGCGACCCGTCGTTGCCGTACGACCCGGACTGGACGCCACCCGACGCCCCGGTGGACGACGCGGCCCGGAAGAACCCGACGTCGATCTCCCGGCGCAACTTCGTGGAGCTGTGCGAGCGGCTCACCGGCGAGGACGAGCAGGTCTTCGAGGCGCTGTGGCGGCGGCTCGGGTTGTCGGTGGACTGGTCGCTGACGTACACCACGATCGGGCGGGTGGCGCGGGCCACCTCGCAGCGGGCGTTCCTGCGCAACCTGGCGCGCGGCGAGGCGTACCAGGCGGAGGCGCCGACCCTCTGGGACGTCGGTTTCGCCACCGCCGTGGCCCAGGCGGAACTGGAGGACCGGGAACGGCCCGGCGCGTACCACCGGTTGCGGTTCCACGCAGCCGGCGGGCGGGAGGTGCTGATCGACACCACCCGGCCGGAGCTGCTGCCGGCCTGCGTGGCGCTGGTCTGCCACCCGGACGACGAGCGCTACGCCGACCTGGTCGGCACGGTGGTGCGTACCCCGGTCTTCGGGGTGGAGGTGCCGGTGCGCGCGCACCCGCTGGCGGACCCGGCCAAGGGCACCGGCGTCGCGATGGTCTGCACCTTCGGCGACCTCACCGACGTGACCTGGTGGCGGGACCTGGACCTGGACACCCGGGTGGTGGTCGGCCGGGACGGGCGGCTGCTGCCGGAACCGCCGCACGGCGTGCCGGCGGAGCCCTACGCGGCGTTGGCCGGGCAGGGCGTGAACGGTGCCCGTCGGGCGGTGGTGGAACTGCTGACCGGGGCGGGTGACCTGGTCGGCGAGCCCCGTCCGATCACCCACCCTGTGAAGTTCTACGAGCGTGGCGACCGGCCGTTGGAGATCGTCTCCACCCGGCAGTGGTACCTGCGCAACGGCGGTCGGGACGCGGAGCTGCGCTCGGCGCTGCTCGACCGGGGTGCGGAGCTGAACTGGGTGCCGGGGCACATGCGCCACCGCTACGAGCACTGGGTGGGCGGCCTGACCGGCGACTGGTTGGTCAGCCGGCAGCGGTTCTTCGGCGTGCCGGTGCCGGTGTGGTACCGGCTCGACGACGCTGGCGAGCCGGTCTGGACCCAGCCTCTCACACCGGAGGAGTCCACGCTGCCGATCGACCCGTCCAGCGATCCGCCGCCCGGCTTCGACGAGGCGCAACGCGGAAAACCGGGCGGTTTCATCGGTGACCCGGACGTTCTGGACACCTGGGCCACCTCGTCGTTGACCCCGCAGATCGTCGGTGGCTGGGAGACCGACCCGGACCTGTTCGCCCGGGTCTTCCCGATGGACCTGCGGCCCCAGGGACAGGAGATCATCCGTACCTGGCTCTTCTCCACCGTGGTCCGCGCCCACCTGGAGCACGGGGTGCTGCCCTGGCGGGACACCGTGCTCTCCGGCTGGATCCTCGACCCGGACCGGAAGAAGATGTCCAAGTCCAAGGGGAACGTGGTGACCCCGATGGCGCTGCTGACCGAACACGGCTCGGACGCGGTGCGGTACTGGGCGGCCAGCGGCAAGCCCGGCATGGACCTGGCCTTCGACCCGGCCCAGATCCGGATCGGGCGGCGGCTGGCCACCAAGATCCTCAACGCGTCGAAGTTCGCCCTCGGGCTGGGCGCCGCTGACGCGTTGCGCGCGCCGGCGACGGAACCGCTGGACACCGCCATGCTCGCCGAACTCTCCGGCGTGGTCGCCACGGCGACCACCGCCTTCGACGGGTACGACCACACGGCCGCCCTCCAGGCGACCGAGGCGTTCTTCTGGCGGTTCTGCGACGACTACATCGAGCTGGTGAAGGAACGCGCCTACGGCACCGGGCCCGGGGCGGACTCGGCCCGCGCGGCGCTCGCCACCGCGCTGTCGGTGCAGTTGCGGCTCTTCGCCCCGGTGCTGCCGTACGTGACCGAGGAGGTCTGGTCGTGGTGGCGGTACGGCTCGGTGCACCGTGCGCCCTGGCCCACCACGTACGAGGTCCAACGCGCGGTCCGGGGCACCGGTGACCCGGCGCTGCTGCGGCTGGCCGGGGACGCGTTGAGCCAGGTGCGGCGGGCCAAGTCGGAGCGGAAGCTCTCGATGCGGACCGAGGTGCCGCTGGCCGAGGCGCTCGCCCCGGCCGCCGTCCTCGACCAGCTCGCCCTGGTCGCCGACGACGTGCGCGCGGCCGGCCGGATCACCACCCTCGACCCGGTCCCCGACCGCACCACGGAACTCGTCATCGCCTGCGCCTTCTGA
- a CDS encoding peptidase E: MPASEPTILATSIGFFSRRRGPWDWRPGPVFDLAAELAGAGPEPRMCFLGQAEGDQPTTLTALYGAFAGTPFRLSHLNLFPMPNVEDIRAHLLAQDVVWVGGGSVANLLAVWRVHGLDEILRECWEAGVVLGGVSAGSVCWHVGGATDSYGPTLRPFTAGLGFLPYGNGVHYDSEEQRRPLIQQLVADGTLPPTAHCTDDGVGLVYRGTTLVEAVADRAGALAYEVSRDAEGTVTETTIIPRLLG, from the coding sequence GTGCCCGCCAGCGAACCCACCATCCTCGCCACCAGCATCGGCTTCTTCAGCCGTCGCCGGGGTCCCTGGGACTGGCGACCCGGACCGGTCTTCGACCTCGCGGCCGAGCTGGCCGGGGCGGGACCGGAACCGAGGATGTGTTTCCTCGGTCAGGCCGAGGGGGACCAGCCGACTACGTTGACCGCCCTCTACGGGGCGTTCGCCGGCACCCCGTTCCGCCTGTCCCACCTCAACCTCTTCCCGATGCCCAACGTCGAGGACATCCGTGCCCACCTGCTCGCCCAGGACGTCGTCTGGGTCGGCGGCGGCAGCGTCGCCAACCTGCTCGCCGTCTGGCGGGTGCACGGGCTCGACGAGATCCTGCGCGAGTGCTGGGAGGCCGGGGTGGTGCTGGGCGGGGTCTCCGCCGGGTCGGTCTGCTGGCACGTGGGCGGGGCCACCGACAGCTACGGTCCGACGCTGCGTCCGTTCACCGCCGGACTGGGCTTCCTGCCGTACGGCAACGGGGTGCACTACGACAGCGAGGAGCAGCGCCGACCGCTGATCCAGCAGTTGGTCGCCGACGGCACCCTGCCGCCCACCGCCCACTGCACCGACGACGGGGTCGGGCTGGTCTACCGGGGGACCACCCTGGTCGAGGCGGTCGCCGACCGTGCGGGGGCGCTCGCGTACGAGGTGAGCCGTGACGCCGAGGGCACGGTCACCGAGACCACGATCATCCCTCGTCTGCTGGGCTGA
- a CDS encoding ABC transporter ATP-binding protein, whose amino-acid sequence MDRNAGPEPVGTERPAAAERNAGREPVDLGRWRGRGTDPDADPGPAEENGPEAVARLRARSRALLADLLRPHRGRLALAIALLLAQNAAGLAGPFLVMYGIDHAIAPLRADEPGPLVAVAGGFAAAAAVEYASKRGFLTLSARIGQAVLLDLRQRVYGHFLRLHVAFHERYTSGRMVSRLTSDLDSIAELLDGGVDNLVLAVLSILSVTGVLLWLDPPLAVVTLFTFPLLFLLSRWFARASAAAYRRTRESAALVIVHLVESLRGIRAVQAYRREARNQRIFEAVNDDYRRSSVHAFQLIAVYSPGIKLVGNVTVAGVLTYGGWRVLGDRLDLGVLAAFLLYLRRFFEPMQELSQFYNSLQSATAGLEKLAGVLDERPGVVEPARPRPLPVGGVRGAVRFRSVTFGYRPGAPILTDLDLEVPAGQTVALVGATGAGKSTVAKLLARFHDPDGGSVSLDGVDLRDAADAELRRAVVLVTQENHLFSGTVAENIRFGRPDADDAAVRAAARAVGAHDFIAALPDGYATEVRRRGGRLSAGQRQLVAFARAFLADPVVLILDEATSCLDVPTERVVQHALGTILRDRTALVIAHRLSTVRIADRVLVLDRGRIVEDGPPDRLVTADGRYARLHRQWRDSLT is encoded by the coding sequence GTGGACCGGAACGCCGGGCCGGAGCCCGTCGGGACGGAGCGTCCGGCTGCGGCGGAACGGAACGCCGGGAGGGAGCCGGTGGACCTGGGGCGCTGGCGGGGACGCGGGACCGATCCGGACGCCGACCCGGGCCCGGCCGAGGAGAACGGTCCGGAGGCGGTCGCCCGGCTGCGGGCCCGCAGCCGCGCTCTCCTGGCGGACCTGTTACGACCGCACCGGGGCCGACTCGCGCTGGCCATCGCCCTGCTGCTGGCACAGAACGCCGCCGGGTTGGCGGGCCCGTTCCTGGTCATGTACGGCATCGACCACGCGATCGCGCCGCTGCGCGCCGACGAACCGGGGCCGCTGGTCGCCGTCGCGGGGGGCTTCGCGGCGGCCGCCGCCGTCGAGTACGCGAGCAAGCGCGGCTTCCTCACCCTCTCCGCGCGGATCGGCCAGGCCGTCCTGCTCGACCTCCGTCAGCGCGTGTACGGGCACTTCCTGCGCCTGCACGTGGCCTTCCACGAGCGCTACACCTCCGGACGGATGGTCTCCCGGCTCACCAGCGACCTGGACTCGATCGCGGAGCTGCTCGACGGGGGCGTGGACAACCTCGTGCTCGCCGTGCTGTCGATCCTGTCGGTGACCGGCGTGCTGCTCTGGCTGGACCCGCCGCTGGCCGTGGTGACCCTGTTCACCTTCCCCCTGCTGTTCCTGCTGTCCCGCTGGTTCGCGCGCGCCTCGGCCGCCGCGTACCGGCGCACCCGGGAGTCGGCGGCGCTGGTGATCGTCCACCTCGTGGAGTCGCTGCGTGGGATCCGGGCCGTGCAGGCCTACCGGCGGGAGGCCCGCAACCAGCGCATCTTCGAGGCGGTGAACGACGACTACCGGCGCTCCAGCGTGCACGCGTTCCAGTTGATCGCGGTGTACTCGCCGGGCATCAAGCTGGTCGGCAACGTCACCGTGGCGGGGGTGCTGACCTACGGCGGCTGGCGAGTGCTCGGCGACCGCCTCGACCTCGGCGTGCTCGCCGCGTTCCTGCTCTACCTGCGCCGGTTCTTCGAGCCGATGCAGGAGCTCAGCCAGTTCTACAACAGTCTTCAGTCCGCCACCGCCGGGCTGGAGAAGCTCGCCGGGGTGCTCGACGAGCGGCCCGGGGTGGTGGAGCCGGCCCGTCCCCGGCCGCTGCCGGTCGGCGGGGTCCGGGGCGCGGTGCGGTTCCGCTCGGTGACCTTCGGCTACCGACCGGGGGCACCGATCCTCACCGACCTCGACCTGGAGGTGCCGGCCGGGCAGACGGTCGCCCTGGTCGGTGCGACCGGGGCGGGCAAGTCCACGGTGGCGAAGCTGCTCGCCCGGTTCCACGATCCGGATGGCGGCTCGGTCAGCCTGGACGGGGTGGACCTGCGCGACGCGGCCGACGCCGAACTGCGCCGGGCGGTGGTCCTGGTCACCCAGGAGAACCACCTGTTCAGCGGCACGGTGGCGGAGAACATCCGGTTCGGCCGCCCGGACGCGGACGACGCGGCGGTACGGGCGGCGGCGCGGGCGGTCGGCGCGCACGACTTCATCGCCGCGCTTCCTGACGGGTACGCCACCGAGGTGCGCCGGCGGGGCGGCCGGCTCTCCGCCGGGCAACGGCAACTCGTCGCGTTCGCCCGGGCCTTCCTGGCCGATCCGGTGGTGCTGATCCTGGACGAGGCGACCTCGTGCCTGGACGTGCCCACGGAACGGGTGGTGCAGCACGCGCTCGGCACCATCCTGCGCGACCGGACCGCCCTGGTGATCGCGCACCGGCTTTCCACGGTGCGGATCGCCGACCGGGTGCTGGTGCTCGACCGGGGCCGGATCGTCGAGGACGGCCCACCCGACCGGCTCGTCACCGCCGACGGCCGGTACGCGCGGTTGCACCGGCAGTGGCGCGACTCGCTCACCTGA
- a CDS encoding exonuclease — MARRDQTEPPELYVAVDVEADGPIPGPYSMISLGMAVAGRPGLTFYTELKPISDEYVPEALAVSGLDRDRLLREAPAPAVAMAAAARWVEGLRRIGRPVFLAAPAVWDGMFVHWYFVRYLGRSPFGATGSGVDLRSYYMGATGRPWSRSHKSTAKRELGLTHLPHTHHAGEDAAELAQVFDALRRSGQRQGISPADEG, encoded by the coding sequence ATGGCACGGCGCGACCAGACGGAGCCACCCGAGCTGTACGTGGCGGTGGACGTGGAGGCCGACGGGCCGATCCCCGGGCCCTACAGCATGATCTCGCTGGGCATGGCGGTCGCCGGCCGTCCCGGGCTGACCTTCTACACGGAGCTGAAGCCGATCTCCGACGAGTACGTCCCCGAGGCGCTCGCCGTGTCCGGGCTGGACCGGGATCGACTGCTGCGGGAGGCGCCCGCCCCGGCCGTCGCGATGGCCGCCGCTGCCCGCTGGGTCGAGGGGTTACGCCGGATCGGCCGACCGGTCTTCCTCGCCGCCCCCGCCGTCTGGGACGGCATGTTCGTGCACTGGTACTTCGTCCGGTACCTCGGCCGGAGCCCGTTCGGGGCGACCGGCTCCGGGGTCGACCTGCGCAGCTACTACATGGGGGCGACCGGTCGGCCGTGGTCGCGCAGCCACAAGAGCACGGCCAAGCGGGAGTTGGGGCTGACCCACCTGCCGCACACCCACCACGCCGGTGAGGACGCCGCCGAGCTGGCCCAGGTCTTCGACGCCCTGCGCCGCTCCGGGCAACGGCAGGGGATCAGCCCAGCAGACGAGGGATGA
- a CDS encoding ABC transporter ATP-binding protein produces the protein MSELTLTGVSRWYGNVVAVNDVTMSLGPGVTGLLGPNGAGKTTLLHMMAGFLAPSRGTVTLDGEPTWRHPDVYRRLGLVSEREAVQTFLTAYEFVLASAKLHKLPDPAEAARRAINLVELEGAQDRRIGTYSKGMRQRTRVAAALVHDPQVLLLDEPFNGMDPRQRLHMMQLLHRLGDAGRTILFSSHILEEVEQVSGTVQVMVAGRLAASGDFRTIRRLMTNRPHVFAVQSTDDRALAVALMAEPSVNGVELDRSGLTVRAGDYGAFTRALPRIALGQGIRVRRLLPEDESLESVFSYLVEA, from the coding sequence ATGAGTGAACTGACCCTTACCGGCGTCTCCCGCTGGTACGGCAACGTGGTGGCGGTCAACGACGTCACCATGTCCCTGGGCCCCGGGGTGACCGGCCTGCTCGGTCCGAACGGGGCTGGCAAGACCACCTTGCTGCACATGATGGCCGGATTCCTCGCCCCCTCCCGGGGCACGGTCACCCTCGACGGCGAGCCGACCTGGCGACACCCCGACGTCTACCGGCGGCTCGGCCTGGTCAGCGAGCGCGAGGCGGTGCAGACCTTCCTCACCGCCTACGAGTTCGTGCTGGCCAGCGCGAAGCTGCACAAGCTGCCCGACCCGGCGGAGGCGGCCCGCCGCGCGATCAACCTGGTCGAGCTGGAGGGCGCGCAGGACCGACGGATCGGCACCTACTCCAAGGGCATGCGGCAGCGGACCCGGGTGGCCGCGGCGCTGGTGCACGACCCGCAGGTGCTCCTGCTCGACGAGCCGTTCAACGGCATGGACCCACGCCAGCGGCTGCACATGATGCAGTTGCTGCACCGCCTCGGTGACGCCGGCCGGACGATCCTGTTCAGCTCGCACATCCTGGAGGAGGTCGAGCAGGTCTCCGGCACCGTGCAGGTGATGGTGGCCGGCCGGCTGGCCGCCTCCGGCGACTTCCGCACCATCCGCCGGCTGATGACCAACCGGCCGCACGTCTTCGCCGTCCAGTCCACCGACGACCGGGCGCTGGCCGTGGCGCTGATGGCCGAGCCGTCGGTCAACGGGGTCGAGCTGGACCGGTCCGGCCTGACCGTACGGGCCGGCGACTACGGGGCGTTCACCCGGGCGCTGCCCCGGATCGCGCTCGGCCAGGGCATCCGGGTGCGGCGGCTGCTGCCCGAGGACGAGTCCCTGGAGAGCGTCTTCTCCTACCTGGTGGAGGCATAA
- a CDS encoding DNA-3-methyladenine glycosylase 2 family protein — protein sequence MELDFERCYRAVDSRDQRFDGWFYTGVTSTGIYCRPSCPATTPKRENVRFFPSAAAAQGAGLRACRRCRPDAAPGSPEWDVRADVVGRAMRLIADGVVDRDGVPGLASRLGYTERHLHRMLRAELGAGPLALARAQRAQTARVLIETTGLGMAEVAFAAGFGSVRQFNDTVREVFALAPSELRAQKRGPVSGGAGTITVRLAYRPPLHVGSLLEFLALRAVPGVEEVRDGTYHRGLSLPHGPGEVALTPAAGYVSAALRLADLRDLAPAVARCRRLLDLDADPVAVDATLAADPALAGPVAAEPGVRLPRTPDHPFEAAVRAVLTQQVSLRSARPLLVRLLAHCPPHPNPAAGHDRDGGWGLRGFPQARQVADVPDDGFRGPAGRREAVRALARAVADGELSLDGDWAQTRRQLLALPGIGPWTAGYVAMRGLGDPDVFLPTDLAVRRGARALGLPDDPKTLDAHAERWRPWRSYAVARLWRAAA from the coding sequence GTGGAGTTGGACTTCGAGCGGTGCTACCGGGCGGTCGACAGCCGTGACCAGCGGTTCGACGGCTGGTTCTACACCGGCGTGACCTCGACCGGGATCTACTGCCGGCCGTCCTGCCCGGCGACCACTCCGAAACGGGAGAACGTCCGGTTCTTCCCGTCGGCCGCCGCCGCGCAGGGCGCCGGGCTGCGCGCCTGCCGCCGGTGCCGGCCGGACGCCGCGCCCGGCTCACCGGAGTGGGACGTCCGGGCCGACGTGGTGGGGCGGGCGATGCGGCTGATCGCCGACGGGGTGGTCGACCGGGACGGCGTGCCCGGGCTGGCGTCCCGACTCGGCTACACGGAACGACACCTGCACCGGATGCTCCGCGCCGAGCTGGGCGCCGGCCCGCTCGCCCTGGCCCGGGCGCAACGTGCGCAGACCGCCCGGGTGCTGATCGAGACGACCGGGCTGGGCATGGCCGAGGTGGCCTTCGCCGCCGGGTTCGGCAGCGTCCGGCAGTTCAACGACACGGTGCGGGAGGTCTTCGCGCTCGCCCCGTCCGAGTTGCGGGCCCAGAAGCGGGGACCGGTCTCCGGTGGCGCGGGCACCATCACGGTACGGCTGGCGTACCGGCCGCCGCTGCACGTGGGCTCCCTGCTGGAGTTCCTGGCGCTGCGGGCGGTCCCCGGCGTCGAGGAGGTGCGCGACGGGACGTACCACCGGGGGTTGTCCCTGCCGCACGGCCCCGGCGAGGTGGCGCTGACCCCGGCGGCCGGGTATGTCTCGGCCGCGCTCCGCCTGGCCGACCTGCGTGACCTGGCCCCGGCGGTGGCCCGTTGCCGCCGTCTGCTGGACCTCGACGCCGACCCGGTGGCGGTGGACGCCACCCTGGCGGCGGATCCGGCCCTGGCCGGACCGGTCGCGGCGGAACCCGGCGTCCGACTCCCCCGCACCCCGGACCATCCCTTCGAGGCGGCCGTGCGCGCCGTCCTCACCCAGCAGGTCTCCCTGCGCAGCGCCCGCCCTCTCCTCGTCCGCCTCCTCGCCCACTGCCCACCCCACCCGAACCCTGCCGCCGGTCACGACCGCGACGGCGGGTGGGGGCTGCGGGGGTTTCCGCAGGCCCGACAGGTGGCGGACGTGCCGGATGACGGATTCCGGGGGCCGGCGGGCCGGCGGGAGGCGGTCCGGGCGCTGGCGCGGGCGGTGGCCGACGGGGAGCTGTCCCTGGACGGGGACTGGGCACAGACCCGCCGGCAGTTGCTGGCGTTGCCGGGGATCGGCCCCTGGACCGCCGGATACGTCGCCATGCGCGGGCTCGGCGACCCGGATGTCTTCCTTCCCACCGACCTCGCGGTGCGGCGGGGCGCCCGCGCGCTCGGCCTTCCCGACGACCCGAAGACCCTCGACGCGCACGCCGAACGCTGGCGCCCCTGGCGCTCGTACGCGGTGGCCCGACTCTGGAGAGCAGCAGCATGA
- a CDS encoding ABC transporter permease codes for MPEPTGVIHDIGYQRYAGPRLGRRQVFGALYGHGLRTAFGLGRSAKAKIFPWLIVAIVVVVAAGATAVRTQIGEVVLTYAQFADAMSWLVIFFVAVVAPELVSRDLRSGVLPLYFSRPLPRSDYPLAKLAALMTALWLLLGAPQLLMFVGAAFTTGKGWRGAWDELLDLLPGLLYAGLWAVVFASVGLLVASLTGKRAFAAGGVVAVFLMTTPIVGTLQVMPSNTVNELAFLASPSTLVQGIGGWALGDLLASPGGGSTALPIGGFGPLYAVAAVLLVAGSVALLLARYRKVASA; via the coding sequence ATGCCTGAGCCGACCGGGGTCATCCACGACATCGGTTACCAGCGCTACGCCGGGCCCCGCCTCGGCCGCCGCCAGGTCTTCGGCGCGCTCTACGGGCACGGACTGCGGACCGCGTTCGGCCTCGGTCGCAGCGCCAAGGCCAAGATCTTCCCGTGGCTGATCGTGGCGATCGTCGTCGTGGTCGCCGCCGGCGCGACCGCGGTGCGGACCCAGATTGGCGAGGTCGTGCTGACGTACGCCCAGTTCGCCGACGCGATGAGCTGGCTGGTGATCTTCTTCGTCGCGGTGGTCGCGCCCGAGTTGGTCTCCCGCGACCTGCGCAGCGGCGTGCTCCCGCTCTACTTCTCCCGACCGCTGCCCCGCTCCGACTACCCGCTGGCCAAGCTCGCCGCCCTGATGACCGCGCTCTGGCTGCTGCTCGGTGCGCCGCAACTGCTGATGTTCGTCGGGGCCGCGTTCACCACCGGCAAGGGCTGGCGGGGCGCCTGGGACGAACTGCTCGACCTGCTGCCCGGGTTGCTCTACGCCGGGCTGTGGGCGGTGGTCTTCGCCTCGGTCGGGCTGCTGGTCGCCTCGCTCACCGGCAAGCGGGCGTTCGCCGCCGGTGGCGTGGTCGCGGTGTTCCTGATGACCACCCCGATCGTCGGCACGCTCCAGGTGATGCCCTCGAACACGGTCAACGAGCTGGCCTTCCTGGCCTCCCCGTCCACCCTGGTGCAGGGGATCGGCGGCTGGGCCCTCGGCGACCTGCTCGCCTCGCCCGGTGGTGGCTCGACGGCCCTGCCGATCGGCGGGTTCGGTCCGCTCTACGCCGTGGCCGCCGTCCTCCTGGTGGCCGGCTCCGTCGCGCTGCTGCTCGCCCGCTACCGGAAGGTCGCCTCCGCATGA
- a CDS encoding ABC transporter permease has product MSTVTWITARGLFGRRRSLMLVPLPLILVGLAVLSRALGVDPGQWAPPVLVGLGLAVVLPVVALIVGTGVLGAEIDDGTVVHILTKPLPRWQIVLPKLGVAAGVTAVSCAVPLYVAGVLAHSVRFGLALALASAIGALAYSALFVALSLVTRRPVLLGLVYVLIWEGLLGNFVSGTKVLSIQQYVIALADRIAPTALLSTTVTVPVSAVMTTLVVVGFTVLAVNRLRSFSVAGETS; this is encoded by the coding sequence ATGTCGACCGTCACCTGGATCACCGCGCGCGGCCTCTTCGGCCGCCGCCGGTCCCTGATGCTCGTCCCGTTGCCGTTGATCCTGGTCGGGTTGGCGGTGCTGTCCCGGGCGCTCGGCGTCGACCCCGGCCAGTGGGCGCCTCCGGTGCTGGTCGGGCTCGGTCTGGCCGTGGTGCTGCCCGTGGTCGCCCTGATCGTCGGCACCGGCGTGCTGGGCGCCGAGATCGACGACGGCACCGTGGTGCACATCCTGACCAAGCCGCTGCCCCGTTGGCAGATCGTGCTGCCGAAGCTCGGGGTGGCGGCCGGCGTCACCGCGGTGTCCTGCGCCGTGCCGCTGTACGTCGCGGGGGTGCTCGCCCACTCGGTCCGGTTCGGCCTGGCGCTGGCGCTCGCGTCGGCGATCGGCGCGCTGGCGTACTCCGCCCTGTTCGTGGCGCTCAGCCTGGTCACCCGGCGGCCGGTGCTGCTCGGCCTGGTCTACGTGCTGATCTGGGAGGGGCTGCTCGGCAACTTCGTGAGCGGCACCAAGGTGCTCTCCATCCAGCAGTACGTGATCGCGCTGGCCGACCGGATCGCCCCCACCGCACTGCTGTCCACCACGGTCACCGTGCCGGTGTCGGCGGTGATGACCACGCTGGTCGTCGTCGGCTTCACCGTGCTGGCCGTCAACCGGCTCCGCTCCTTCAGCGTGGCCGGCGAAACCAGCTGA
- a CDS encoding methylated-DNA--[protein]-cysteine S-methyltransferase gives MTGTNTIDSSTVDTPAGPFSVLVTPGGAVRAAGFTSDLDGLLGLVHPTLRGEVRSRPELGTVTRAVAAYLDGDLAAIDAVPVEQHTSGLFLAHAWQVLRDVKPGDPVTYTAYAGLAGRPAAVRAAAAACARNAAALFVPCHRVLRTDGSLGGYRWGLDVKKWLLGHERRLTAS, from the coding sequence ATGACCGGAACGAACACGATCGACAGCAGCACGGTGGACACTCCGGCCGGACCGTTCAGTGTCCTGGTCACGCCCGGTGGGGCGGTCCGGGCGGCCGGGTTCACCAGCGACCTGGACGGGCTGCTCGGCCTGGTCCACCCCACGCTGCGCGGCGAGGTGCGCAGCCGGCCCGAGTTGGGGACGGTGACCAGGGCGGTGGCCGCCTACCTCGACGGTGACCTCGCCGCGATCGACGCGGTGCCGGTCGAGCAGCACACCAGCGGACTCTTCCTGGCGCACGCCTGGCAGGTGCTGCGGGACGTCAAGCCGGGCGACCCGGTCACGTACACCGCCTACGCGGGGCTGGCCGGCCGCCCGGCGGCGGTACGCGCGGCGGCGGCGGCCTGCGCGCGCAACGCCGCCGCCCTCTTCGTCCCCTGCCACCGGGTGCTGCGCACCGACGGGAGCCTCGGCGGCTACCGGTGGGGGCTGGACGTGAAGAAGTGGCTTCTCGGTCACGAGCGGCGGTTGACGGCAAGTTGA